The Erinaceus europaeus chromosome 17, mEriEur2.1, whole genome shotgun sequence nucleotide sequence tgacttttgtgtgtgCTGAGATgaagtgcttcagtttcattcttttgcatgagTCCATCGTTGAAAAGAcgttcctttctctatttaatatgtTGGGatctcttgtcaaaaattagatgactATAGGTGGAGGGAGGGGTTCCATCCGTCATTTGAAGCTTTCCTGATCTCTTCAGATTCAATATaggggctccttttttttttaatcactttattgagagggTTGATGGTTGACGGTCTTCTtgccacaggggtacaatttctcatctcccccatgacagatgtctgaaaaacactcttacCCACAACTTgggtccatttccaccatcaggCAGACAGAACCCCTAAAACCAcctccatcccttcccttcctctccttccccagaagcCTTTGCTTTGAGGGCGCTTCTTTAGTTCTCTTACTGTTTGAGTACTGGGGTGTATGGCTTATATCCAGCCTCGAAGCTCAGTGCCCTCCCTGCCTCTACCCATCACTTCCCGGGAAGCCCTCTCTACTTCACACTTTGCCCCCAGAGATTTGCCTGCCTGTCGTTGGCTCCTGGACCTAAACAGGAAGGCTCTGTGGGTGGGGAAGTTGCACTTCACACAGCTGACCTGTATGAGGAAAGCAGCAGGGAGGACTTTGGAGTCATCTAGCTACATCACATAGATTAAGCCAGTGTGTTCATTCTCCTGGAAACAAAACAGTTGCCTACCGCAAAGAATCAAGAACAGAAGCAAGAGAGACGGCAGTGGGCAGAAGAAAAAGTGAGTCTGTATAATCTAATGTTCTCTCTGGACTGGATTGGACTGGACTAGACTGGGAGTAGGGGAGTGGGGAAAAAGATGTCTCTATGTCCAAGGAGACCTAGTATGAATATGAGTGTGATCTGGGACGCATGACAAATGCTCGTGTATTTTTTGGAGTtggctcagaaagaaagaaagaaagaaagaaagaaagaaagaaagaaagaaagaaagaaagaaagaaagaaagaaagagaaagaaagaaagaaagagaaagaaagaaaaggggaggagaaaatttAAAACCAGACCAGAATTCACAAATAATCTAGAAAGCTAAGCACCAGAGGGTACCCCAAAAATAATACACTTGTGTCAGGCAGTGGGatgcccagctgagcacacacattaccatgtgcaaggttcagggttcaaatccccgctccccaactgcaggagggacacttcatgaacaggtgaagcaggtctgcaggtgtctctctctttatctctccttctctatctctccctcccctctcaatttctctttgtcctatcagataaaatagaaaggaaaaaaatggccaccaggagccgtggattcatggtacagtgCCCCACGatgtcactgagtcccagtgataaccctggtggcaataaaaagaaacagaatgaatgagaaggaagggccaggcaatggtgcacctggctgagcacacacgttaccacgtgctaggatccaagttcaagaccccagtccccacctgcagaggaaaagtttcacatgcagtgaagcagagctgcaggtatatctccctgtgtccctatctccccattctctctcaatttctctctatccaataaatgaataaatattaaaaagagaagagggaCTTTGtagaaatgtggacagatagttgtagagacaatggttggcccatgtctacaacttgaGGGGAACTGTGGTGCATTGCAgtagggagagtgaagattcagaactcgggtggtgggaatagtgtggattcaaactcctgttgacatgtaattctgtaatataagaatattttttaaaaaattaaaaaaagggagaagagggaaagggaaatacaGGCTTGCACTGGAATGAAGATCCCCTGAAGGAGACTAACCTCCAGCTAGCTCCCTCACAACTGGGGCCTTGGTCTGAGGAAGTGAATTCTTGGGGAATCCCAGCTCTTCTGACCTCAGGGTCCTGCTCCTCAAAGTGAGAGGCGAGTTCTGTGATCTCCAAGAGACGCCCCAGCTCCAAGTGGACATCCGCAATGAGCACTCCCAGATGCTCAGTTTGTGAGAAACACAACAAGGAAAAAGTCACAGCCCTGCCCTCTTCCAGTAGCACTTGCCTCTTTGGAAGTCTCTCCTCTGTGAAGCCAGGCTGatgtggggaccagaggaagTATGTTTGTAGAGTACTGGCCCTGGGTTCTTTATAAATACCTCATGGTCTGTTACCAGTACCTGGTATCATAGATTCATTCAAGTCACAAAAGGTTGTGATGATCACATGAAGAAATACAGGCCGAAAGTTCATTTCCAAAGAATAATATATAGGCAGTCaggggaaatagctcatctggtagagtacaggacttacatgcctgaggctcctggttcaatccctagttctagcctctacacacacacacacacacacacacacacacacacacacatactaataaaatcaatcttttttagttaagaaaaaaaaaaagaaaagcaaaagctatacaggggtcaggtggtggtgcacctggttgaacacacatgttacagtgcaccaggacccaggttcaagcccctggtccccacctgctggaggaaagcttttcaagtgatgaagcaaggctgcaagtgtctctctgtctctctccttctctatcccccccatccctctcaatttctggttgtctctaaccaataaataaatataattttttaaaaaattttaagctaTACACATACAGAGATAATGATTCTATTGCCTTTTCCCCCTCACAGCATGGCCTCCAAGCCTTCAGCAGGCCCCACAGGTAATACTGTGTTTGCAGTGCCGCCCCCAAATGGATATCCCATGATGCTGGGGGGCATGCCGCAGGTGTCCTTGTATCCAAGCTGCCAGCCTCAAGTCCACCTCATTTCTGGGAACCCATCCAGTATGGAGCCACTTGCTAGTCTGCAACAAGTCCAGAGAGGTCTGAAGGAGGGCAAAGTCTTGGGGGTAAGTGAGAGCCTCCCCCTGAGGCCAGAAGTCATGTGGCTGGAGCcagaggaggagaggggcagGCTTGGAATTGCAGACCACCAGCCCAAACCAGCAAAGTGACTGGAGGCACCTCAACCCAAGCAGACTCTGGCTCCTGGGGTAGATTTTACCTGGATGATGTGGCCGGGCCTGGTGAGGGTGTCTGACACCTTCTGACTTGAGTGTTTTTAGGAATAAAGAAGGGAAGCTACATAACCTCCAATGGGCTAGATCATGATCAAACCCATCTCAGTGATCCTTTTGCAGTACACATACTTCAGATCGTACGTCACACTGCACACCTTACATTTACAAAGGGCTGCATGTCAGTTATTCCTTAATAAAAccaaggaggaggggaaaacatatGCTTGAAGAATGCTCAGTGCCTTAGAGGTGCGGTCAGAAGGAGACGCCAAGTGAGATAGGCAGTCATTCTGTTCTATTGGCGTCTACGTTTAAAGTGGATGGTGGGAGGTTCGACACCAAAATGGAAGAAGATAATCTATGTGgaattttcctttcattgctctctctctctctctcgctctccttttaatattcattatttttcataggacagagagaaattgagagggcatagggagaaaaagaaagaaaggtcgaaagaaaaaaagaaagagagagactgagagaaaagggaggaagggaggaagggaggaagggagggagggagggagggagggaggaagggaggaagggaggagggaggaaggaaggaaggaaggggagacctACAgccttcacaacttgtgaagcttcccccctgtgggtgggaactaggggcctgaacccaggtccttgcgcatggtaatgtgtgtacttaacccaatacttaacccagtgtgtacttaacccagtgtgccactgagCAGCTGCCTTCCTTCATTTTTCATGTTTTCTAGATTATACTTTTAGGCCACGGTAGCAAACCATGTGCTAAGAGGAAAATAaggagtgtgagtgtgtggggcAGGGTGCAGACTGGAGCCTCGGTGACAGAGGCCTCAGTGGGTGGCTCCCCCAACAGGCCCTGCAGATTTTGATTGGCCTGGTCCACATGGGTCTGGGTGCCATCATGATCACCATCGCCACCAGCTACTACTACTCAGCCATGGTGCTCTATGGAGGTTTCCCCTTCTGGGGGGGCTTCTGGGTAAGTGGCATGGGTCCCCCATCCTGTGAAGAGTGTCTGGTGTGtctttctggaaagaaaaaaaaaaaagttcattgctTCTATCAAATTTTCGGGGtaaaggtgggggagggaagggacgCTAGGATCTGAGACTCCGTGGAAGATCATATATCTTCCCtgctcccctctttccctctttttccttcctcctcccctcttttcctccttccttcactctctttttctccttccttcttctttcctcctatGGTAAgccccagccaaaaaaaaaaaaaaaaaacctttgtgtctgtgagagagagagagagagagagagagagaatgaacagagCGCTGGAAGAGAGGGCTGCAGACAGGACTCTTCCCCAACTTCTCTCTCATCCCCTGTTCTGCATCAGCTCATCGTTTCCGGAGCTGTCTCAGTATCCGCAGAGAAACAGCCA carries:
- the MS4A8 gene encoding membrane-spanning 4-domains subfamily A member 8 translates to MASKPSAGPTGNTVFAVPPPNGYPMMLGGMPQVSLYPSCQPQVHLISGNPSSMEPLASLQQVQRGLKEGKVLGALQILIGLVHMGLGAIMITIATSYYYSAMVLYGGFPFWGGFWLIVSGAVSVSAEKQPQSPCLLNVSLGLNIFTAICSMGGIILLLTDFIVTGNLPYPDYNSGNPALAMAVSGVLLVFCLLGFCVTCTASHFGCQVACYQQQSNVAVIFPETCVVNPGVNPEYPPPAYSHNP